The Elusimicrobiota bacterium genomic sequence ACGCATCTTTACTTAATCCGTGCAGGGCAAGAATTTTAATTTTTTCTGCATATTCTTCGTTGTTTGTAATGAGCATCCCTCCTTCGCCAGTGACGATATTTTTTGTAATATAGAAACTGAAACAGCCAATTTCGCCGAAAGCACCTGTTTTTTGGCCGTGATATTTTGTCTCTATAGCGTGTGCACAGTCCTCTATTATTTTTAACTTATATCTTTTAGCAATTTCTATAATCGCAGCCATATCACAAGCACGACCTGCAAAATGTACAGGTACTAACGCTTTGGTTTTTGATGTAATCTTTCTTTCTATCTCTTCAGGGTCAATATTCATCGTATCTTTTTTACAGTCAACAAAAATAGGTCTTGCACCAGCATGGATTACTGCATTAGCAGTAGCAGCAAATGTCATCGTCGGCACAATTACTTCATCACTTTCCTTTACTCC encodes the following:
- a CDS encoding DegT/DnrJ/EryC1/StrS family aminotransferase; the encoded protein is MRSLWLIQKGFLTVFCRRQEFLVFGSPLIEQPEIDEVVASMKSGWLGTGPKVQKFEEMFKEYKKTRFAVAVNSCTAAIHLSMLAVGVKESDEVIVPTMTFAATANAVIHAGARPIFVDCKKDTMNIDPEEIERKITSKTKALVPVHFAGRACDMAAIIEIAKRYKLKIIEDCAHAIETKYHGQKTGAFGEIGCFSFYITKNIVTGEGGMLITNNEEYAEKIKILALHGLSKDAWKRFSDEGYKHYQVVSAGFKYNTVVWQISHFSNEK